One window of Trinickia caryophylli genomic DNA carries:
- a CDS encoding chromate transporter produces the protein MTDATTHKRDVRETPLAPASPSIGGAADDAQRVAREPLWTLFRVVFLRSALAWGGLALMAQLELHYVDRERRFTRLQFSDLVALAWMVPGAVGCNVAVQVGHALRGGIGAWVAGTAAVLPFFGIMSAFAVSYDSAFVRSFAAPALMDYFAVVLGALIALTWYRQTRALVHGRLQRLAAALGCVALLLAQGAGTFVLLLAAAFLSGWAASPARGERLEFSLQRGDKLLLAALVALVVVFALPLPPRYQFTLIWPRLAGAAMTLFGGGFSALPVLKTVFVVPPLGVTLRDFTLAFALSPVSPGPLLNVIPFLGYLTYGLAGAIAATLAFFVPSGLLIVFARRHLHRLEAHARFEHGMRVLRATTTAFLLVAVVHIARHVPPQPTYLATAVFALFAFARLRMPVYAVYAIVALAYGASALLAHG, from the coding sequence ATGACTGACGCCACGACGCACAAAAGAGACGTTCGGGAGACACCGCTCGCGCCCGCGTCGCCAAGTATCGGCGGCGCGGCCGACGATGCGCAGCGCGTGGCGCGCGAACCGCTGTGGACGCTTTTTCGCGTCGTCTTTCTGCGCTCGGCGCTCGCCTGGGGCGGGCTGGCGCTGATGGCGCAGCTCGAGCTCCACTATGTGGACCGGGAGCGGCGCTTCACGCGTCTGCAATTCTCCGATCTCGTCGCGCTTGCGTGGATGGTGCCCGGCGCCGTCGGCTGCAACGTGGCCGTGCAGGTCGGCCACGCGCTACGGGGCGGCATCGGGGCCTGGGTGGCCGGTACGGCCGCGGTGCTACCCTTTTTCGGCATCATGAGCGCGTTCGCGGTCTCGTACGACTCGGCGTTCGTCCGCTCGTTCGCCGCCCCCGCGCTGATGGATTATTTCGCCGTCGTGCTGGGTGCGCTCATTGCGCTCACCTGGTATCGCCAAACGCGCGCACTCGTGCACGGCCGGCTGCAGCGGCTCGCTGCGGCGCTCGGCTGCGTCGCGCTGCTGCTCGCGCAAGGAGCCGGAACGTTCGTGCTGCTGCTCGCCGCGGCGTTCTTGAGCGGCTGGGCGGCGAGCCCCGCGCGCGGCGAGCGCCTCGAGTTCTCGCTCCAACGCGGCGACAAGCTGTTGCTTGCGGCACTCGTTGCGCTGGTCGTCGTATTCGCGCTGCCGCTGCCGCCGCGCTATCAGTTCACGCTGATCTGGCCTCGCCTTGCAGGCGCCGCGATGACGCTCTTCGGCGGCGGCTTCTCGGCGTTGCCCGTGCTGAAGACGGTCTTCGTCGTGCCGCCGCTCGGCGTCACGCTGCGCGACTTCACGCTCGCCTTCGCGCTTTCGCCGGTTTCGCCGGGACCACTGCTCAACGTCATCCCGTTCCTCGGCTACCTCACCTACGGCCTCGCTGGCGCCATTGCCGCCACGCTCGCTTTCTTCGTCCCGTCCGGCCTTCTGATCGTCTTCGCCCGCCGGCATCTGCACCGGCTCGAAGCCCACGCGCGCTTCGAGCATGGCATGCGCGTGCTGCGCGCAACGACTACGGCGTTTCTGCTCGTCGCGGTCGTGCACATCGCGCGGCATGTGCCGCCGCAGCCGACTTATCTCGCCACCGCCGTGTTCGCGCTCTTTGCATTCGCGCGCCTGCGGATGCCCGTCTACGCGGTCTATGCCATCGTGGCGCTCGCGTACGGCGCGTCGGCACTGCTGGCCCACGGCTGA
- a CDS encoding bifunctional diguanylate cyclase/phosphodiesterase: MNFARLLTARDTRARRDPARSRRRALVAIPVLGLLVLALLWTVIWARLSVERDSTYREAAASAAILSAALEQHTIKAIHQVDQITRFVKYEFEKNPDHFELRSTVDKGVVQSDTLVQVAIINEHGRLIASTAEANPTPIDLSDREHFKVHEHENDDQLYISTPVLGRVSHQWTLQMTRRLNHPDGSFAGVVVVSENPNYFTSDFYNNAAIGKEGVIVVIADSGAVLARRTGTATSPAGAFSATGTYPISEHVSGTQIDPIDGVKRIVSYRHIDGYPMGVLVGLSESEEFADYNHTRNVYLLMAGFISLAMLAFFAVATGLIGKLLGREREMTHLVEFDLLTGLRNRYATLQSLRQDVSDPSNVGRLAILFIDLDNFKTVNDTLGHNAGDIVLQMTASRLADTVGAAGVLSRIGGDEFVVVLKGGDVERQAVQLAETMREVFEEPFDVRGTSFVLHASIGIALYSVSSESEIDLLKKADLAMYSAKDAGKNCYQFYSPHLSHRADHLMQWEQQLRVALAEQQLFLVYQPKIDLARRCITGFEALVRWNHPQQGVIAASEFIPVAESTGLIVPIGDFVIGEACKQLATWQAQGYESLSLAVNISAVQFWRGDLYETIARAIEETGIAAHRLELEITETAMMEYPELVSEKISALKKRLGVSIALDDFGTGYSSLSYLNRFSVDTLKVDRSFVQAIPADRSVCVMVSAIVNLARSLGLTVVVEGTETEEQIAWLSALGNIQAQGFLFSRPVPADGIPALLERFGVCGAREPIASAGRNQTSTSGQSV; encoded by the coding sequence ATGAACTTCGCCCGGCTCCTTACCGCCCGTGACACCCGTGCGAGACGCGACCCCGCCCGCTCCCGGCGGCGCGCGCTCGTGGCCATCCCGGTGCTCGGCCTGCTCGTGCTGGCACTGCTGTGGACCGTAATCTGGGCGCGGCTGTCGGTCGAACGCGACTCGACTTATCGCGAGGCTGCCGCCTCCGCCGCGATCCTCTCGGCGGCGCTCGAGCAACATACGATCAAGGCCATTCACCAGGTCGACCAGATCACGCGCTTCGTCAAATACGAATTCGAGAAGAATCCGGATCATTTCGAGCTGCGAAGCACGGTCGACAAAGGCGTCGTGCAAAGCGACACACTGGTGCAGGTCGCGATCATCAACGAGCACGGCAGGCTCATTGCGTCAACGGCCGAAGCGAACCCCACGCCGATCGATCTGTCCGATCGCGAGCACTTCAAGGTGCACGAGCACGAAAACGACGATCAGCTCTATATCAGCACGCCGGTGCTCGGCCGCGTCTCGCATCAGTGGACCCTGCAGATGACACGGCGCCTCAACCACCCCGACGGCTCGTTCGCCGGCGTGGTCGTGGTATCGGAAAATCCTAATTACTTCACGAGCGATTTTTACAATAATGCGGCGATCGGCAAGGAGGGCGTGATCGTCGTGATCGCCGACAGCGGAGCCGTGCTGGCGCGCCGCACGGGCACTGCCACGAGCCCGGCCGGGGCCTTCTCGGCAACGGGAACCTACCCGATCTCGGAACACGTTTCGGGCACGCAGATCGATCCGATCGACGGCGTGAAACGCATCGTCTCCTATCGCCATATCGACGGCTACCCGATGGGCGTGCTCGTCGGACTGTCCGAATCGGAAGAATTCGCCGATTACAATCACACGCGCAATGTCTACCTGCTGATGGCGGGATTCATCTCGCTTGCGATGCTTGCGTTCTTCGCGGTTGCCACCGGGCTGATCGGCAAGCTGCTCGGGCGCGAGCGCGAAATGACGCATCTCGTCGAGTTCGACCTGCTGACGGGCCTGCGCAATCGCTATGCCACGCTGCAAAGCCTCCGGCAGGACGTCAGCGACCCGTCCAACGTCGGCCGTCTCGCGATCCTCTTCATCGATCTCGACAACTTCAAGACCGTCAACGATACGCTCGGCCACAACGCGGGCGACATCGTCCTGCAAATGACGGCCTCGCGGCTCGCCGACACGGTCGGCGCCGCCGGCGTGCTCTCCCGGATCGGCGGCGACGAGTTCGTCGTCGTGCTCAAGGGCGGCGACGTCGAGCGGCAGGCCGTGCAATTGGCCGAGACGATGCGAGAAGTATTCGAGGAGCCGTTCGACGTGCGAGGCACGTCGTTCGTGCTGCATGCGAGCATCGGCATCGCGCTTTATTCGGTTAGCAGCGAAAGCGAGATCGATCTGCTCAAGAAGGCCGATCTTGCCATGTACAGCGCCAAGGATGCCGGCAAAAACTGCTATCAGTTCTACTCGCCGCACCTTTCGCACCGCGCCGATCACCTGATGCAATGGGAGCAGCAACTGCGCGTGGCGCTCGCCGAGCAGCAGCTCTTTCTCGTCTATCAGCCGAAGATCGACCTCGCGCGCCGCTGCATCACGGGCTTCGAGGCGCTCGTGCGCTGGAACCATCCGCAGCAGGGTGTCATCGCGGCAAGCGAGTTCATTCCGGTGGCCGAATCCACCGGCCTTATCGTGCCGATCGGCGACTTCGTGATCGGCGAGGCCTGCAAGCAGCTCGCCACCTGGCAGGCGCAGGGCTATGAATCCCTCTCGCTCGCCGTCAACATCTCGGCCGTCCAGTTCTGGCGCGGCGATCTCTACGAGACGATCGCGCGAGCGATCGAGGAAACCGGTATCGCCGCCCACCGGCTCGAGCTCGAGATCACCGAGACGGCGATGATGGAGTACCCCGAGCTCGTATCGGAGAAAATTTCAGCGCTGAAAAAGCGGCTCGGCGTCAGCATCGCCCTCGACGATTTCGGTACCGGCTATTCGTCTCTGTCGTATCTGAACCGCTTCTCGGTCGATACGCTCAAGGTCGACCGCTCGTTCGTGCAGGCGATCCCCGCCGACCGCAGTGTCTGCGTCATGGTTTCGGCGATCGTCAATCTGGCGCGGTCTCTCGGTCTCACGGTCGTCGTCGAGGGGACGGAAACCGAAGAGCAGATCGCCTGGCTCTCCGCGCTCGGCAACATTCAGGCGCAGGGCTTTCTGTTCTCGCGGCCCGTACCCGCCGACGGCATTCCCGCACTGCTCGAACGCTTCGGCGTATGCGGCGCGCGCGAACCGATAGCGAGCGCGGGCCGCAACCAGACGAGCACCAGCGGGCAATCTGTTTAG
- a CDS encoding RidA family protein, which yields MAQQNVYDKLTALGIALPVAATPAAAYVMCAQTGNTVYVSGHIAKKDGKPWVGKLGANMTTEEGKDAARAIAIDLLATLHAHTGDLNRVKRIVKVMSLVNSTLEFTEQHIVTNGASEFFVEVFGDAGKHARSAFGVAQIPTGACVEIELIAELA from the coding sequence ATGGCTCAACAGAACGTCTACGACAAGCTCACCGCCCTCGGCATCGCACTGCCGGTCGCCGCCACGCCGGCCGCCGCGTATGTCATGTGCGCGCAAACGGGCAACACCGTCTATGTTTCCGGACACATCGCGAAAAAGGACGGCAAGCCCTGGGTCGGCAAGCTCGGCGCGAACATGACGACCGAAGAAGGCAAGGACGCCGCGCGCGCCATCGCCATCGATCTGCTCGCGACGCTGCACGCGCATACGGGCGATCTGAACCGCGTCAAGCGCATCGTGAAGGTCATGAGCCTCGTGAACTCGACGCTCGAATTCACCGAGCAGCACATCGTGACCAACGGCGCCTCGGAGTTTTTCGTCGAAGTGTTCGGCGATGCGGGCAAGCACGCGCGTTCGGCATTCGGCGTCGCGCAGATTCCTACGGGTGCGTGCGTCGAAATCGAGCTGATCGCCGAGCTCGCATAA
- a CDS encoding aminotransferase-like domain-containing protein: MDQSDMPHRTWQLSERARKLTSSAIREILKVTERPEVISFAGGLPAPATFPAERIREAADRVLREAPAAALQYSATEGYFPLREWIAARLSTGGATIRPSQVLVTTGSQQALDLLGKVLIDPASPVLVETPTYLGALQAFSLFEPSYVQVPTDEDGLVPEGLTPALTAGARLLYAQPNFQNPTGRRLSLVRRRALAEYARTSPFPVVEDDPYGALDYAGTPLPTMLSMAPDHIVHCGTFSKVLAPGLRLGYLVAPEELHFKLVQAKQATDLHTPTFTQRLVHEVVKDGFLDEHIPTVRALYRDQCEAMRAALEHHMPQGVIWNRPEGGMFIWVTLPEKIDTMQLLESAIAENVAFVPGAPFFAHDAARNTLRLSFVTVPPARIDEGIARLARLIRERL, from the coding sequence ATGGATCAGAGCGACATGCCGCATCGCACCTGGCAGCTTTCCGAGCGCGCCCGCAAGCTTACGAGTTCGGCCATCCGCGAGATCCTCAAAGTCACCGAGCGCCCCGAAGTCATTTCGTTTGCCGGCGGCCTGCCCGCGCCGGCCACGTTCCCGGCCGAACGGATTCGCGAGGCGGCGGACCGCGTGTTGCGCGAGGCGCCCGCGGCCGCGCTCCAATACAGCGCCACCGAAGGCTATTTCCCTCTGCGCGAATGGATCGCGGCGAGGCTGTCCACCGGCGGCGCCACGATCCGGCCGTCGCAGGTGCTCGTAACGACGGGCTCGCAACAAGCGCTGGATCTGCTCGGCAAGGTGCTGATCGATCCGGCAAGTCCGGTGCTCGTGGAGACACCGACCTACCTCGGCGCGCTTCAGGCCTTCTCGCTTTTCGAGCCGAGTTACGTGCAGGTACCGACCGACGAGGACGGGCTCGTCCCCGAGGGCCTCACGCCCGCGCTCACGGCCGGCGCACGCCTGCTCTACGCGCAGCCGAACTTTCAGAATCCGACCGGCCGACGGCTCTCGCTGGTGCGCCGCCGCGCGCTCGCCGAGTACGCCCGCACAAGCCCGTTTCCGGTGGTCGAGGACGATCCGTACGGGGCGCTCGACTACGCTGGCACGCCACTGCCGACCATGCTGTCGATGGCGCCCGATCACATCGTCCATTGCGGCACCTTCTCCAAGGTGCTCGCACCGGGCCTGCGGCTCGGCTACCTCGTGGCCCCCGAAGAGCTGCATTTCAAGCTCGTGCAGGCGAAGCAGGCCACCGACCTGCATACGCCCACGTTCACGCAGCGCCTCGTGCACGAAGTCGTCAAGGACGGCTTTCTCGACGAGCACATCCCGACCGTACGTGCGCTCTATCGAGATCAATGCGAGGCGATGCGCGCGGCGCTCGAGCACCACATGCCGCAGGGCGTGATCTGGAACCGCCCCGAGGGCGGCATGTTCATCTGGGTCACGCTGCCCGAAAAGATCGATACCATGCAACTGCTCGAATCGGCCATTGCAGAGAACGTCGCATTCGTGCCGGGTGCGCCGTTCTTCGCCCACGACGCCGCGCGCAATACACTGAGACTCTCGTTCGTGACCGTCCCCCCGGCGCGCATCGACGAAGGCATCGCCCGGCTCGCCCGGTTGATTCGCGAACGGCTCTGA
- a CDS encoding DMT family transporter, with amino-acid sequence MISRESQGMLLGLVGVAIFSLTLPMTRIVVQEIHPLLNGLGRALAAAVPAAALLAWRRERLPTRAQLKSLFVVALGVIVAFPVFSAWAMKTVPASHGALVGGLQPLFVALYAAWLSHERPSAAFWTSAAVGSGLVVAFALNAGGGTLEAGDAWMLAAVAIGALGYAEGARLARQMGGWQVICWTLVVTAPFLAVPVGWLVWQQHLAHPAPLALRTWLAFGYVTLFSQLIGFFAWYAGLAIGGIARVGQVQLLQIFFTIAFAAAFFGESVQPSTWLFAAAVIATVIVGRKAAVRPAPPVRTALQPER; translated from the coding sequence ATGATTTCACGCGAATCGCAGGGCATGCTGCTCGGCCTCGTCGGCGTCGCGATCTTCAGCCTCACGCTGCCGATGACGCGCATCGTCGTTCAGGAGATCCACCCGCTCCTGAACGGCCTTGGCCGAGCCCTTGCCGCCGCCGTGCCGGCCGCCGCCCTGCTCGCCTGGCGCCGCGAGCGGCTGCCGACTCGCGCGCAGCTGAAGAGCCTTTTCGTCGTCGCGCTCGGCGTCATCGTCGCGTTTCCCGTCTTCTCGGCCTGGGCCATGAAAACCGTACCGGCGTCGCACGGCGCGCTCGTCGGTGGCCTGCAGCCGCTCTTCGTCGCCCTCTACGCCGCTTGGCTGTCGCACGAACGGCCGTCCGCCGCCTTCTGGACGAGCGCAGCCGTAGGCAGCGGGCTCGTGGTGGCGTTCGCGCTCAACGCGGGCGGCGGCACGCTCGAAGCCGGCGACGCCTGGATGCTCGCCGCCGTGGCCATCGGCGCGCTCGGCTATGCCGAAGGCGCCCGCCTCGCCCGGCAAATGGGCGGCTGGCAGGTGATCTGCTGGACGCTCGTCGTCACGGCGCCGTTTCTCGCCGTGCCCGTCGGCTGGCTCGTCTGGCAGCAGCATCTCGCACACCCCGCGCCGCTCGCGCTGCGGACCTGGCTCGCGTTCGGCTACGTCACGCTCTTTTCGCAATTGATCGGCTTCTTCGCCTGGTACGCCGGCCTCGCCATCGGCGGCATCGCGCGCGTCGGGCAGGTACAGTTGCTGCAGATCTTCTTCACGATCGCGTTTGCGGCCGCGTTTTTCGGCGAATCGGTGCAGCCATCGACGTGGCTCTTCGCGGCTGCCGTGATCGCCACCGTCATCGTCGGCCGCAAGGCAGCGGTACGGCCGGCACCACCTGTGCGCACAGCGCTGCAACCCGAGCGATAA
- a CDS encoding VOC family protein, producing MHNVPSLELDHLVVAARTLDEGARFVTEALGIELLPGGKHAGMGTHNRVLGLFGGAYLEVIAIDPDAEAHPASSSPATQRPGMDGVARARWFELDRPAMRERLERGPFLAHWAARVSRPRDLARWQSQYPSRIPPAIAMSRGVLTWRLTVPDDGSFPAWQGAGDGVVPTLIQWDTPAHPGATLPSSGVALKTLKARHPQPELAAAQLNWLGAAHLIVLDGVPAPAPALVAEFETPSGVRMLG from the coding sequence ATGCACAACGTTCCCTCGCTCGAACTCGATCACCTCGTCGTCGCGGCCCGCACGCTCGACGAAGGCGCGCGCTTCGTCACCGAGGCCCTCGGCATCGAGCTCCTGCCGGGCGGCAAGCATGCCGGCATGGGCACGCACAACCGCGTGCTCGGCCTCTTTGGCGGCGCCTATCTGGAAGTGATAGCGATCGACCCTGACGCCGAGGCGCATCCCGCTTCGTCCTCGCCGGCAACGCAGCGGCCGGGCATGGACGGCGTTGCGCGCGCACGCTGGTTCGAACTCGACAGACCGGCCATGCGCGAGCGACTCGAGCGTGGGCCGTTTCTCGCGCACTGGGCCGCGCGGGTGAGCCGTCCGCGCGATCTCGCTCGTTGGCAGTCGCAGTATCCATCGCGCATCCCGCCCGCCATCGCCATGTCGCGCGGAGTTTTGACCTGGCGGCTCACCGTGCCTGACGACGGCAGCTTCCCCGCCTGGCAAGGCGCAGGCGACGGCGTCGTGCCAACCCTCATCCAGTGGGACACGCCCGCGCACCCGGGCGCGACGCTGCCGTCCTCCGGCGTGGCGCTCAAGACGCTCAAGGCGCGCCATCCGCAGCCCGAGCTCGCAGCCGCGCAGTTGAACTGGCTCGGCGCGGCGCACCTGATCGTGCTCGACGGCGTGCCGGCCCCGGCTCCCGCGCTCGTCGCCGAATTCGAGACACCCTCCGGCGTACGCATGCTCGGCTGA
- a CDS encoding aminotransferase-like domain-containing protein: MSATLDLIPAPHGASPLTLVEQLVQWARRRIDERVFRPGMRMPSIRKLAQDKSVSRFTVVEAYERLVAQGYLESRRGSGFYVRERANGSSPPALGGASTSKAAPVRNTIDVAWLLRSTVQTSSAEKGPGLGYLPTRWLDGELVAGALRTLGRQSAAQWLGNGTAQGFLPLRQQLQTRLAEFEIGAQPDQLVLVSGITQAIDLIARLFVQAGDAVVVGDPAWFQMFGRFASQGARLVGMPYTANGPDIDALETLVATWRPKMLVINSVLHNPTGTSLSPAQAFRILRLAEAYDFIVVEDDVYGDLCPPSYPATRLASLDQLKRVIYLGSFSKTLTGNLRVGFVAASPDLAQALTDQKLLVGMTTPELNERVLYKVLTEGHYRRHVERLRARLDGVRDKCAKMLEAAGFTLFTAPAAGMFLWADAGVDADAFAAAGQEAGFLLAPGSLFSPHQSPTTFLRFNVANCGDPALPGFLAGYLDARRTARPLKTGQGAPS; encoded by the coding sequence ATGTCCGCCACACTCGATCTTATTCCGGCTCCGCACGGGGCATCGCCGCTGACCCTCGTGGAGCAACTCGTGCAATGGGCACGCCGGCGCATCGACGAACGCGTGTTCCGCCCCGGCATGCGCATGCCTTCGATCCGCAAGCTCGCGCAGGACAAGAGTGTGTCGCGCTTCACCGTCGTCGAAGCGTACGAGCGGCTCGTCGCGCAAGGCTATCTGGAGTCGCGCAGGGGCTCGGGCTTTTACGTGCGCGAACGCGCGAACGGCAGTTCGCCGCCGGCGCTCGGCGGGGCTTCCACGAGCAAGGCTGCTCCCGTGCGCAATACGATCGACGTCGCCTGGCTGCTGCGCAGCACGGTCCAGACGAGCAGCGCTGAAAAAGGCCCGGGGCTCGGCTACCTGCCGACGCGCTGGCTCGACGGCGAGCTCGTGGCCGGCGCCCTGCGCACGCTCGGGCGCCAAAGCGCGGCCCAATGGCTCGGCAACGGCACGGCCCAGGGGTTTCTGCCGCTGCGCCAGCAACTGCAGACGCGCCTCGCCGAGTTCGAGATCGGCGCGCAGCCCGATCAGCTCGTGCTCGTGTCCGGCATTACGCAGGCGATCGATCTGATCGCCCGGCTTTTCGTGCAGGCGGGCGATGCGGTGGTGGTCGGCGATCCTGCCTGGTTCCAGATGTTCGGCCGCTTCGCGTCGCAGGGCGCGCGGCTCGTGGGCATGCCCTATACGGCGAACGGGCCGGACATCGACGCACTCGAGACGCTCGTCGCGACATGGCGCCCGAAGATGCTCGTCATCAACTCGGTGCTGCACAACCCGACGGGCACGTCGCTTTCGCCGGCGCAAGCGTTCCGCATTCTCCGGCTTGCCGAAGCGTACGATTTCATCGTCGTGGAAGACGACGTATATGGCGACCTGTGCCCGCCGAGCTATCCCGCAACGCGCCTGGCGAGCCTCGATCAACTGAAGCGCGTGATCTACCTCGGCAGCTTCTCCAAGACGCTGACGGGCAACCTGCGCGTGGGTTTCGTCGCCGCTTCGCCCGATCTGGCGCAGGCGCTGACGGACCAGAAGCTGCTTGTCGGCATGACGACGCCCGAACTCAACGAGCGCGTGCTCTACAAGGTGCTGACCGAAGGGCACTACCGGCGCCATGTCGAGCGGCTGCGCGCGCGGCTCGACGGCGTGCGCGACAAGTGCGCGAAAATGCTCGAGGCGGCCGGGTTCACGCTGTTCACGGCGCCGGCGGCCGGCATGTTCCTCTGGGCGGACGCGGGCGTCGACGCCGACGCGTTCGCGGCCGCGGGGCAGGAGGCCGGCTTCTTGCTTGCTCCAGGCAGTCTTTTCTCGCCGCACCAGTCGCCGACCACTTTCTTGCGCTTTAACGTCGCCAACTGCGGCGATCCGGCGCTGCCGGGCTTTCTCGCCGGCTATCTCGATGCGCGGCGCACGGCGAGGCCCTTGAAAACGGGGCAGGGCGCCCCCAGTTGA
- the htpG gene encoding molecular chaperone HtpG, with the protein MAQETMSFQAEVKQLLQLMIHSLYSNKEIFLRELISNASDASDKLRFEAIANNALYEDDPSLRIRVSFDKDARTVTIDDNGIGMSRDEAISHLGTIARSGTKEFFSKLSGDQQKDAALIGQFGVGFYSGFIVADKITVETRRAGLPPSEGVRWESAGEGDFSVDAIERKARGTTITLHLREGEDELLSGYRLRTIIRKYSDHVALPILMKKEEWDSEKGETVVKEEDETVNQASALWTRPKSEITDEQYKQFYQHLSHDHQDPLAWTHNRVEGRSEYTQLLYVPAHAPFDMWNRERHGGLKLYVKRVFIMDDAEQLLPQYLRFIRGVVDSADLPLNVSREILQESRDVRAIREGVTKRVLSMLEELAGAETDEGRAKYASFWKEFGQVLKEGLGEDFGNRERIAKLLRFATTHTDSTEQTVSLAEYVSRMKPEQTKIYYVSADSWQAAKNSPHLEVFRKKGIEVLLLSDRVDEWALAYFTEFDGKPLASVARGDLDIDAFDDEEKKAHEALSESMKPLVEKMKEVLGEKAKDVRLTFRLTDSPSCLVADEGEMSGYLQRMLKAAGQQGPEFRPILEVNPEHALVKGLSTERPDFADWCHLLFDQALLAEGGALEDPASFVKRTNALLLAR; encoded by the coding sequence ATGGCACAGGAAACCATGAGCTTTCAGGCGGAAGTGAAGCAGCTTCTGCAACTGATGATCCACTCGCTTTACAGCAACAAGGAAATCTTCCTGCGCGAACTGATTTCGAATGCGTCGGATGCGTCCGACAAGCTGCGCTTCGAGGCAATCGCGAACAATGCCTTGTACGAGGACGATCCGAGCCTGCGTATTCGCGTGTCGTTCGACAAGGACGCGCGCACGGTGACGATCGACGACAACGGGATCGGCATGAGCCGTGACGAAGCAATCTCGCATCTCGGCACGATTGCGCGTTCCGGCACGAAAGAGTTCTTCTCGAAGCTTTCGGGCGACCAGCAAAAGGATGCGGCGCTGATCGGCCAGTTCGGCGTGGGGTTTTACTCGGGCTTCATCGTTGCCGACAAGATCACGGTCGAAACGCGCCGCGCCGGCCTGCCGCCGTCCGAGGGCGTGCGCTGGGAAAGCGCGGGCGAGGGCGACTTCTCTGTCGATGCGATCGAGCGCAAGGCGCGCGGCACGACGATCACGCTGCACCTGCGCGAAGGCGAAGACGAACTGCTGTCCGGCTATCGGCTGCGCACGATCATCCGCAAGTATTCGGACCACGTCGCGTTGCCGATTCTCATGAAGAAAGAGGAGTGGGATTCGGAGAAGGGCGAGACGGTCGTCAAGGAAGAGGACGAGACGGTGAATCAGGCGAGCGCGCTATGGACGCGCCCGAAGAGCGAAATCACCGACGAGCAGTACAAGCAGTTCTACCAGCATCTCTCGCATGACCATCAGGACCCGCTCGCCTGGACGCACAACCGCGTGGAAGGGCGCAGCGAGTATACGCAGCTGCTGTACGTGCCCGCGCACGCGCCGTTCGACATGTGGAACCGCGAGCGCCACGGTGGGCTGAAGCTCTACGTGAAGCGCGTGTTCATCATGGACGATGCCGAGCAGTTGCTGCCGCAGTATCTGCGTTTCATCCGGGGCGTGGTCGATTCGGCCGATCTGCCGCTCAACGTGTCGCGCGAAATCCTGCAGGAAAGCCGCGACGTGCGCGCGATTCGCGAAGGCGTGACCAAGCGTGTGCTGTCCATGCTCGAAGAACTGGCCGGGGCCGAGACCGACGAGGGCCGCGCGAAATATGCGTCGTTCTGGAAAGAATTCGGTCAGGTGCTCAAAGAGGGGCTCGGCGAGGATTTCGGCAATCGGGAGCGCATCGCGAAGCTGCTGCGCTTCGCCACGACGCATACCGATTCGACTGAGCAGACGGTTTCGCTTGCCGAGTATGTCTCGCGGATGAAACCCGAGCAGACGAAGATCTACTACGTGAGCGCCGATAGCTGGCAGGCCGCGAAGAACAGCCCGCATCTCGAAGTGTTCCGTAAGAAAGGCATCGAAGTGCTGCTGCTGTCGGATCGCGTCGACGAGTGGGCGCTCGCCTATTTCACCGAATTCGACGGCAAGCCGCTCGCGAGCGTGGCCCGCGGCGACCTCGACATCGACGCGTTCGACGACGAGGAAAAGAAGGCGCACGAGGCGCTGTCCGAATCGATGAAGCCGCTCGTCGAGAAGATGAAGGAAGTGCTCGGCGAGAAGGCGAAGGACGTGCGCCTGACGTTCCGCCTCACCGATTCCCCGTCGTGCCTCGTTGCGGACGAAGGCGAGATGAGCGGCTATTTGCAGCGCATGCTGAAAGCTGCGGGGCAGCAGGGGCCCGAATTCCGCCCGATCCTCGAAGTGAATCCCGAGCACGCGCTCGTCAAGGGGCTTTCCACGGAACGTCCCGATTTCGCGGACTGGTGCCATCTGCTCTTCGATCAGGCGTTGCTCGCAGAGGGCGGTGCGCTCGAAGATCCGGCCAGCTTCGTGAAGCGTACGAACGCGCTGCTGCTTGCGCGCTGA